In the genome of Leptospira bourretii, the window CGATATGTATAAGACGCTCGTGGAGGACTACTACGGTCAAGGGAACGTAACAGACCAACTCTATGCATTGAACGAAAGCCAACAGCGTGAATACCAACTCAAAGTTTGGGACAATAAAGAAAAAGATTTCCAATCCAAAAAAACAGAATGGATCGAAAACGTTAACTATTTGATGGAGACTGGTTCGGCTCGTTTTAACGATATGTTGACATCGTTTAACCAGTCTTGGGACCAGTGGAGACGTGACTTCAAAGAAGAAACCGAAAAAGGCAAAGCCGAACACATGGCTCGCATCGAAGAGGCTTTGAAGAAAAAAACAGAATGGGAAGTGAACCTACTCAATCAAGCAAGAAAAGGCGACCAGTTTGAGATTGATCAGGTGTATGCGGAGATCCAAAGAACCATCGCCAATATGGGTAGCGCTCCAAACGCAGTCCTTCTCCAAAACAATGCGAACAAAATTCTAAACACCATCATGAATAGCAAACCTCAGGTTCTAGACAATCGTATGTTAGAACAAGGGATGTATACTGATGTTCAATTCTTTGTGGATGAACTTCAGAAATCCAAATACGACGAATCCAATGTAGAAAAGATGAAGTCGATGACCAAGGAGATGGAGGACCGCAGTAAACAAATGGCAGTCCTTCAAACACTGGATTCCCTTTGGTCTTTACCACTTACCTTTGAAGCCACAATTGCGGAACAAAACAAGGCCCTTGATGAACAGCTAACGATGCAACTATTGCAAGATAACTTTATCAAGATGGGACCTGGGTATGTAAGGTCAGCAGTAGACAAAATGGGAAATCCATCCTATCAGATTCTACCTACTTTTTCTTCTTTCCTCTATATCAAACCAGACAGGTTGCCAACCGTCAAAGATTCCGATGGGAAGGAATGGGATCTGACAGATTACCAATCTCTACAAGGTAAAAATGCACCATCCAGTGGGGAGCTATCCACAATGGTGAGACTGGCTCGTAACCAGATGGAAACGGACTTCAAACTGACGTATGACCCAGAGAAGTCAGAGAACCGCGAGATAGGCTTTACAATGCTTGATCCTAAAGCGATGGCAAAAGTAGCGCAAGCAGCGCAGTCAGCGATGATGCAGTTTACGACTGATCCTCAAAAGATGTTCGAGTTCAACTCAGCTGATGATAAAGGCAAAGAAGCCATGATGGAATCAGCCAAGAACTCAGGTTATTTGGTAGGACCTACTGTAGGTGGAGCTTTTGGAAGTCACCACTTCAACCAGTTCTATCCCATCCTTAAGATGAAGGAAAAATACAACGAGATCAAGGCAGAAGGTGAAGCGCTGAACGGAAATGGTTTTGCGAATGCCGTGGGAGGAGTGGTCTCTGTTGCGACCGGTGGACTCATCAACGCGAAAACTGCAGCTAAGTTCATGAACGATAACGGTGATGTGATCGATACGGTTGCCTCTGTTGCCGCAGTGATTGCTGCTCCGTTTACAGCAGGTGCATCACTAGTTGCACTTGCAGCGTATAAATCGGTGAAGGGAGCTTTTGAAGGTGGGGCACTTGGTGCTCTTGCAGGAGCTGCGACAGTTGGTAATGCATATCTTCAATCATTCAGTGCCGGGGCCTTGTCTTATGATTTGAGCTATAGTTACGATGAAGGCTTTGGTGCGAGTGTGGGAGGGGGATATAAACTAGCTGGAGGCATAGCTCTTGGCGGTAGTATATCTTATAACGAGAAAAGCGGTTTCTCAGGAAGTGTCGGCTTACAAATGGGTTTAACTGGAGACAATCGACTTACGTTAAATGCTGGTGTGAGCTTTGATCAGAAAGGATTTACGGGAGCGGATGTTGGCTTAGGGATTGGAACAGGCTCACAGAATAGAAATGGAGATTATGCCGGCTCGTTGGATGTCGGATTGAGTTATGATAAAAATAGTGGGTTTGGTCAATCGGTCGGCTTCTCAGAGAGCGTAAATAAATACGTCCCTAAGGGAGGTGTTAATGTTACGAACACTGCGTTTGGTGGAGTGACAGCAAGTGTGACTACACCATCGATGGCAGGAGTAACCGGTGGATTAAGTTATAACACGAAGTCCCACGGATTTACAGCATCTATCAATGCGCTCGGAGCGAATGCGTTAAACTACGACTTAGAAAACAAGGTCTTAACAGGTAATGAGAACTTCCTGGCAGACATGGCCAAGGCTAAGGCCTTAGCGATGGGTGGCGAGTTAAGTGAGGAAGCGAAGAAGAAACTCGCAGCGACCATTGATAAGGCTTATGGAAGTTATGCACAAGGGATCTTGGAAGCGAATCCGAACAACAAAGAGTTGGCGGATGCAGCAGGAGATCCGGAAGCATTCCAGGATAAAGTGAAAGAACTGGATAAGGATGGTAAGCTAAATCACCCTAGTGATGAGTTTGGAACTGTAGATACCGGAAAGTCACGAAGTGGGTTTGGAGTGATCTCCGGCTTCTTTGACGATATAGGCAGGTCGATCACAGGTAAAGAGACTAGCTTCGGAAGTGGTTATATTGATGAGAAAGGGAAATTCCATCAAAGAACATGTTTTGTGGCTGGAACGCTCGTAACAAAACTAAAACCAGAATACTATACAATCGCTGATCAACTAGAACCAAATTCTAAGTATGAAGAACAAGTTGCTATCGAAAATATCGTGGTGAGTGATTGGGTCTTGTCTAAAAATGATGAGACTGGTGAGAGGGGTTATAAGCGAGTAGCGAATACATTTATTAGAACAACCGATGCGATTTACAAAGTATCTCTTGTTGACGGAACAACGCTAGAAACCACCTGGAACCACCCGTTCCGTGTGAAAAAACAAGGTCACGCCTTAGAGAAGTTCTCCATAGAAAACACAACTTGGATACAGGCAAAAGACTTACATCCTGGGGATTTGGCTCTTCGTGCCGATGGACAAGAACTCGTGATTACCGACATCACCATTGATGAAAGGGTAGAGACAGTTTATAACTTTGAGGTGGAAGAGTATCATACCTACTTTGTGGGAGACGTTGGGGTTTGGGTGCATAACCAGAGTTATCATGAAAATAACAATCTCCGAAATATCCGTTCTGGACAGGGTATTCGGGTCCCTTATCGAGCTCAAGGCTATGCTGCAAGAAGTGCGACTGATGCTGCTAGATTAAGAGTTGAATTATCATTGGAGTCGAAAGGTTTGATGAAAAATGGCCATCCAACCCAACAAGTTATCAATTCTGCAAAACCGATACAGAAGGTTTCAGATTTTAAAAATAACGAAAGAGTATTTCAAGAATTAACTCAAGATGGAAGTAACATTAATGATTGGTGGAAGGTTACTAGCAAGCCTTACGAAACACCAGCAGGAAAAGTTGAAATGCATTTTTATAAGAATTTGAAGACAAATAGCATAAATACAAATGTGGATTATAAAATAAAGATTAATGATCGTTTTATTAATCAAAGTGGTGGATCGGTTCCAAGGCCTGGAGAAGGATTGACAGAACCCAACTCATAAGGAGTGAAATTATGGTGGTGCAATTTATTAATGATCCTGATTCCAAAATTGCTTGCGAAATAAATTCGGATAAGTGGCTAATTTTTGGGAAAAAATATATAGTATTAGAAATATGCATCAATCTAGATAATTCGGTTTATTTTAGATTAGCATCTGATTTGGATGATAAACCTGTTTTTTTTGAAGCAAAGTATTTTAAAGTTATTTCACCTAAACTTGAACAAGACTGGATTTTTATTAGCCTACCATCGAGCTTTCGAATTGCTCCGTCAAAAGCAATCGAAGATGATTTGATTTGGGAAAAATTTATAGATGGAGATATAGATTCAATAAAATGGTTTTCACAGTATTACAACAGTTTACAAAAAAATAATAAAGAGTTTTTATAACTTGAGCCTCGCCAAAACTATAATCTTGAACAAAGTGTTCATTAAGTTGGACGCTGGTTGCATATAAGAATGAGCTTGGAGACAAAAAGTAAACCGACTGGCTCTAATGAGACAGAAGAAGACAATACAACATAAAGGAAAAGCTCTTATAAAAAAGAAAAATAAATAGAGTTAGAAAACCGATAAAATATAAGAAATAAGGCAACCTTAACATTTGAGACTGGGAAGTTCGAGATGTTAGGGTAAAACTAGGTTCTTTAACAACAATATATAACCCAATCCCAGCGCCAGCGATAGAAGCGGAAATCCTTTCCAAAGGAAAGATTGGAGCGAATAGCGCGGTCGTTATTCAATGGAACTCTAATCAACTAACGGATTCGAGGCGCCCAAACAAACACCAACCAATCCTTTTCTTAACCAAGTGAAGAGGTCGTCACGGTGGCGTGGCCATGGATGGCCAAAGCTCGCCAGTCGGAACAGGAAGTTCCGCTGGCAGGAGTGAGGACTTCTGAACTCGTTAAGTGAGGAAGCGAAGAAGAAACTCGTAGCGACAATTGATAAGGCTTATGGAAGTTATGCACAAGGGATCTTAGAAGCAAATCCAAATAACAAAGAGTTGGCGGATGCAGCAGGAGATCCGGAAGCATTCCAAGCTAAAGTGAAGGAACTGGATAAGGATGGTAAGCTAAATCATCCTAGTGATGAGTTTGGAACTGTAGATACCGGAAAGTCACGAAGTGGGTTTGGAGTGATCTCCGGCTTCTTTGACGATATAGGCAGGTCGATCACAGGTAAAGAGACTAGCTTCGGAAGTGGTTATATTGATGAGAAAGGGAAATTCCACCAAAGAACTTGTTTTGTGGCTGGAACGCTCGTAACAAAACTAAAACCAGAATACTATGTAGTAGCTGATCAACTAGAACCAAATTCTAAGTATGAAGAACAAGTAGCTATCGAAAGTATCGTGGTGAGTGATTGGGTCTTGTCTAAAAATGATGAGACTGGTGAGACGTCTTATAAGCGAGTAGCGAATACATTTATTAGAACAACCGATGCGATTTACAAAGTATCTCTTGCTGATGGAACAACACTAGAAACCACTTGGAACCACCCGTTCCGTGTGAAAAAACAAGGTCATGCTTTAGAGGCGTTCTCTATAGAGAACACAACTTGGGTGCAGGCAAAAGACTTACATCCTGGGGATGTGGCTCTTGGTGCTGATGGACAAGAACTTGTGATTACCGACATCATTATTGATGAGCGGGTAGAGACAGTTTATAACTTTGAGGTGGAAGAGTATCATACCTACTTCGTAGGGGAAGTAGGGGTTTGGGTGCATAATGATCCTTTTGGGTATGGAGCTGCAATGCACTACGGAAATGTTTTACAGTTGCAAGCGTGTAAAGACCAGGCTTGTAAGGAAAAAGTAACAAAACAAATTACAAAAGCCAATGAGGCACAGATAAAAATTGTAGCTGCAGAAGCAGTGCTTCTTACAGGGGCGTTGGCCTGCACGTATGCTTGCCCGGCACTAATTTTGGCAGGGCAGAATGCAATTAATAGAATTCCTTCATTACTTCAAAATCTAGGTAGATCGAATCCGAATGCAGTGCAACAGGAAGTAAAAGCTGGACAAGAAGTTGCGAAGGGAGGGAGTAGAGTATTCGAAGTAGGTCCATATAACACCTTAAAAGGAGTGGAAATAGGATTGGATGCTCATCACGTAGGACAAAAAGCACTAATGAGCAGGTTTATTCCAGGTTATAATTCAGGTACGGCTCCCTCAATTTTGGTACCAAAAATGGGACACACTCAGGGTACAGGTGTCTTATCAAGGAACACATCAGGTTTTACAAATGCGCGTGAAGTGTTATCAAGAGATATTTTTGAATTAAGGCGTGTTTACTCGGATGTTCCAAATAGCTCTTTACAAAAATTAATAGAAAT includes:
- a CDS encoding polymorphic toxin-type HINT domain-containing protein, whose translation is MSELQADTAVAANKAEAEEWAERAMRFSIAETKIKDKMQELQRQINSARADLEGTMSSLVGSGLNPAILDGRLDFNDSGYRSQETRLREYYKIADGLATNKIGGWDFINGGRGSVNPPAYSGGLAYVHPSINIYGYVNTYGNGSQSVAAQRAFDGVWVLDFNAAPESAYHRMTSYNYGEYEAKMNYALGNVMGRAMLIFAIMSLGNPMTGMEAINRNKTWIDSKIAIDNTVNTARSQANTLKNLQEELNRYTDISTGEQLIDMLKGGPAKGYIETGLEDSDVAFLTGASGQLKNGTINWTGGKEPLSIDRLVGKNGDPIIQKRAVKDSYGLFIREGVITAGSPSTSSNVGYANDGRLVNIMTSADEFVGSLASISKTQYTIEKEEYYAVQEAAIVRGVKADKREILDDRDRFYSNLLNKVTGGTGKNIEYDMYKTLVEDYYGQGNVTDQLYALNESQQREYQLKVWDNKEKDFQSKKTEWIENVNYLMETGSARFNDMLTSFNQSWDQWRRDFKEETEKGKAEHMARIEEALKKKTEWEVNLLNQARKGDQFEIDQVYAEIQRTIANMGSAPNAVLLQNNANKILNTIMNSKPQVLDNRMLEQGMYTDVQFFVDELQKSKYDESNVEKMKSMTKEMEDRSKQMAVLQTLDSLWSLPLTFEATIAEQNKALDEQLTMQLLQDNFIKMGPGYVRSAVDKMGNPSYQILPTFSSFLYIKPDRLPTVKDSDGKEWDLTDYQSLQGKNAPSSGELSTMVRLARNQMETDFKLTYDPEKSENREIGFTMLDPKAMAKVAQAAQSAMMQFTTDPQKMFEFNSADDKGKEAMMESAKNSGYLVGPTVGGAFGSHHFNQFYPILKMKEKYNEIKAEGEALNGNGFANAVGGVVSVATGGLINAKTAAKFMNDNGDVIDTVASVAAVIAAPFTAGASLVALAAYKSVKGAFEGGALGALAGAATVGNAYLQSFSAGALSYDLSYSYDEGFGASVGGGYKLAGGIALGGSISYNEKSGFSGSVGLQMGLTGDNRLTLNAGVSFDQKGFTGADVGLGIGTGSQNRNGDYAGSLDVGLSYDKNSGFGQSVGFSESVNKYVPKGGVNVTNTAFGGVTASVTTPSMAGVTGGLSYNTKSHGFTASINALGANALNYDLENKVLTGNENFLADMAKAKALAMGGELSEEAKKKLAATIDKAYGSYAQGILEANPNNKELADAAGDPEAFQDKVKELDKDGKLNHPSDEFGTVDTGKSRSGFGVISGFFDDIGRSITGKETSFGSGYIDEKGKFHQRTCFVAGTLVTKLKPEYYTIADQLEPNSKYEEQVAIENIVVSDWVLSKNDETGERGYKRVANTFIRTTDAIYKVSLVDGTTLETTWNHPFRVKKQGHALEKFSIENTTWIQAKDLHPGDLALRADGQELVITDITIDERVETVYNFEVEEYHTYFVGDVGVWVHNQSYHENNNLRNIRSGQGIRVPYRAQGYAARSATDAARLRVELSLESKGLMKNGHPTQQVINSAKPIQKVSDFKNNERVFQELTQDGSNINDWWKVTSKPYETPAGKVEMHFYKNLKTNSINTNVDYKIKINDRFINQSGGSVPRPGEGLTEPNS
- a CDS encoding polymorphic toxin-type HINT domain-containing protein, whose protein sequence is MADAAGDPEAFQAKVKELDKDGKLNHPSDEFGTVDTGKSRSGFGVISGFFDDIGRSITGKETSFGSGYIDEKGKFHQRTCFVAGTLVTKLKPEYYVVADQLEPNSKYEEQVAIESIVVSDWVLSKNDETGETSYKRVANTFIRTTDAIYKVSLADGTTLETTWNHPFRVKKQGHALEAFSIENTTWVQAKDLHPGDVALGADGQELVITDIIIDERVETVYNFEVEEYHTYFVGEVGVWVHNDPFGYGAAMHYGNVLQLQACKDQACKEKVTKQITKANEAQIKIVAAEAVLLTGALACTYACPALILAGQNAINRIPSLLQNLGRSNPNAVQQEVKAGQEVAKGGSRVFEVGPYNTLKGVEIGLDAHHVGQKALMSRFIPGYNSGTAPSILVPKMGHTQGTGVLSRNTSGFTNAREVLSRDIFELRRVYSDVPNSSLQKLIEMNKTMYPGAFAK